In Ptychodera flava strain L36383 chromosome 21, AS_Pfla_20210202, whole genome shotgun sequence, a genomic segment contains:
- the LOC139121704 gene encoding sodium-dependent multivitamin transporter-like isoform X2 has product MYFVSSQFGRIPGIQGLFVACLMAGSLSTISSTMNAVAASTLQDIVKPYRKWKSLKWKNRTMIEKDAWDTTLSRIISCVFGVLATLSAFIVPYFGSFVVITSIVSSVFSGPLTAVYILGMMLRRTNAWGAFCGLVAGCGIGVFIVAGPIIAEQLDLEPLPVHKISFIWYPSVNFFTTLIVGVVASELFRFLKPSLIKKVDPSLLVVALRPKHRMIKPAV; this is encoded by the exons ATGTATTTCGTGAGTTCTCAGTTTGGTCGCATACCGGGCATTCAAGGCCTGTTTGTTGCCTGTCTAATGGCTGGGTCACTGAG TACTATTTCATCTACCATGAATGCTGTAGCTGCGTCGACCTTGCAAGATATTGTCAAACCCTATAGAAAATGGAAATCCTTGAAGTGGAAAAATAGAACCATGATCGAGAAAGATGCTTGGGATACAACTCTTTCAAGAATAATAA GTTGTGTCTTTGGTGTGTTGGCGACATTAAGTGCCTTTATAGTGCCTTACTTCGGGTCATTCGTAGTGATTACAAGCATTGTCAGTTCCGTATTTTCTGGACCTCTGACTGCTGTCTATATATTGGGTATGATGCTACGAAGAACTAACGCATG GGGTGCGTTTTGCGGTTTGGTGGCTGGATGCGGGATTGGTGTCTTCATCGTCGCTGGTCCAATTATTGCAGAACAGCTGGACTTGGAACCTCTCCCAGTACACAAG ATATCATTCATATGGTACCCGTCTGTGAATTTTTTCACAACATTGATTGTTGGGGTCGTCGCTAGTGAATTGTTCAGGTTTCTAAAACCTTCTCTGATAAAGAAGGTTGATCCGTCGCTGTTGGTAGTAGCTCTCAG GCCAAAACATCGAATGATTAAACCGGCGGTTTGA